The following are from one region of the Cyanobium gracile PCC 6307 genome:
- a CDS encoding homoserine dehydrogenase has product MTIGVGLLGLGTVGAGVASILTNPEGRHPMVAELALRRVAVRDQQRSRPVTLPPGSLVTDPLLVVDDPAVEIVVEVMGGLEPARTLILRAIAAGKPVVTANKAVIARHGEEIVAAAAEHGVYVLIEAAVGGGIPIIEPLKQSLGGNRIQRVSGIINGTTNYILSRMADEGAAYADVLAEAQGLGYAEADPAADVEGGDAADKIAILAGLAYGGTVSRAGIATEGIDRLDARDVAYAAQLGFVVKLLAVAEHVGDNADGSASLDVRVHPTLLPTSHPLAGVHGVNNAILVEGEPVGRVMFYGPGAGAGPTASAVVADILNIAGIRKVSGPQAGLDPLLAASRWRRCTLVDGSRTSHRNYVRLRTRDEAGVIGKIGTCFGDAGVSIQSIVQFPGHEGGAEIVTITHEVLEARFRDALAAIKALEEVEAVAACLRTL; this is encoded by the coding sequence ATGACCATCGGTGTTGGCCTGCTCGGACTGGGCACGGTGGGAGCCGGCGTGGCTTCCATCCTCACCAATCCCGAGGGGCGCCACCCGATGGTGGCGGAACTCGCTCTGCGCCGGGTGGCCGTTCGGGATCAGCAGCGCTCCCGGCCCGTGACCCTCCCCCCAGGGAGCCTGGTCACCGATCCCCTGCTGGTGGTGGACGATCCGGCGGTGGAGATCGTGGTGGAAGTGATGGGGGGTCTGGAGCCGGCCCGGACGCTCATCCTGCGTGCCATCGCCGCCGGCAAGCCCGTGGTGACAGCCAACAAGGCGGTCATCGCCCGCCACGGCGAGGAGATCGTCGCCGCCGCCGCTGAGCATGGCGTCTATGTGCTGATCGAAGCGGCCGTGGGTGGGGGAATTCCGATCATCGAGCCGCTCAAGCAGTCCCTCGGGGGGAACCGCATCCAGCGGGTGAGCGGCATCATCAACGGCACCACCAACTACATCCTCAGTCGCATGGCCGATGAGGGAGCGGCCTATGCAGACGTGCTGGCGGAGGCCCAGGGGCTGGGCTACGCCGAAGCGGATCCAGCCGCAGACGTGGAAGGCGGCGATGCTGCCGACAAGATCGCCATCCTCGCCGGGCTGGCCTACGGCGGAACAGTCTCCCGCGCGGGCATTGCCACCGAAGGCATCGACCGGCTGGATGCCCGCGATGTTGCCTACGCCGCCCAGCTGGGCTTTGTGGTGAAGCTGCTGGCCGTGGCAGAACATGTGGGGGACAACGCCGATGGCAGTGCGTCGCTGGACGTGCGGGTGCATCCCACCCTTCTGCCGACGTCCCACCCCCTGGCCGGCGTCCATGGGGTGAACAACGCCATCCTTGTGGAAGGGGAACCAGTGGGTCGGGTGATGTTCTACGGGCCGGGGGCAGGGGCGGGCCCCACCGCCTCGGCAGTGGTGGCCGACATCCTCAACATCGCCGGCATCCGCAAGGTCAGTGGGCCCCAGGCGGGCCTTGATCCACTCCTGGCCGCAAGCCGCTGGCGCCGCTGCACCCTTGTGGACGGCTCCCGCACCAGCCATCGCAACTACGTGCGCCTGCGCACCCGCGACGAGGCCGGCGTCATCGGCAAGATCGGCACTTGTTTCGGCGATGCCGGGGTCTCGATCCAGTCGATCGTTCAGTTCCCAGGCCACGAGGGGGGCGCCGAAATCGTGACGATCACCCACGAAGTGCTGGAAGCCCGGTTCCGTGACGCTCTCGCCGCCATCAAGGCCCTGGAGGAGGTGGAAGCGGTGGCGGCCTGTCTGAGAACCCTGTAG
- a CDS encoding 5-formyltetrahydrofolate cyclo-ligase — MEGSEKSQLRRRFRRTRRLSLPEATAGIVAVARRELPGRVPPGRHLGLYWPLTQEPDLRILAEQAPWPMALPAVRPGAGLIYLPWSPGDPLGPDACGIAAPLEGTPLEPETLALLLVPALAVSPAGLRLGSGGGWYDRLRADPRWRAVPALAVLPAACVAATLPLDPWDIPFSGWLDEEGLHWIGPAAENIATHEPTGPLKAVATALCQDQLSHPLRCWT; from the coding sequence ATGGAGGGGTCCGAGAAATCCCAGCTGCGGCGAAGATTTCGCCGGACACGCCGGCTGAGCCTTCCGGAGGCGACCGCCGGCATCGTGGCGGTCGCCCGCAGGGAACTGCCTGGCCGGGTGCCCCCCGGCCGGCACCTGGGGCTCTACTGGCCCCTGACCCAGGAGCCGGACCTGAGAATCCTGGCGGAGCAGGCGCCTTGGCCCATGGCCCTGCCCGCCGTCCGCCCCGGAGCAGGCCTGATCTATCTCCCCTGGAGCCCGGGGGATCCGTTGGGCCCCGATGCCTGTGGCATCGCCGCACCGCTGGAGGGCACCCCGCTGGAGCCGGAGACCCTAGCCCTGCTGCTGGTGCCGGCGCTGGCGGTGTCACCCGCAGGGCTGCGGCTCGGATCGGGCGGAGGCTGGTACGACCGGCTGCGGGCCGATCCCCGCTGGCGGGCCGTGCCGGCCCTGGCGGTTCTGCCGGCGGCCTGCGTCGCCGCCACCCTGCCCTTGGATCCCTGGGACATTCCATTTTCTGGCTGGCTCGATGAGGAGGGCTTGCATTGGATCGGGCCGGCGGCAGAAAACATTGCAACCCATGAACCAACGGGGCCGTTGAAAGCAGTAGCGACCGCCCTTTGCCAAGATCAACTCAGTCATCCTTTGCGTTGTTGGACCTGA
- a CDS encoding alpha/beta hydrolase translates to MPVPLRLRPFKGLLASLLIAGPALAGPVAAAEVLELRFDGLELPVNLEQLDGWTRTPAGRSGGGDLAVWLDLLDPRSRQDLKILLRAPLLRDTSFGQQLLDSWAGSQMMARLGDLLTTADGRSTTAVLQTTLRRLLESRQDVSTIGLLRALPVQRLSLQLDGLYELAVQWRQQIDLQRQALRRLQALALPERRTVPLAFADRSTLRPRRLGLAVGHRQQPLPLEVWPAPPAAPRRPWLLMMPGLGGNADQFGWLASELAERGWSVVVVQHPGSDGPALKAALDGQRPPPGAETLAIRLADVEAVLAAQRRGELPVRGHGVVLLGHSMGALSALLAAGVVPEAGLAERCRKALDRLPIANPSRLLQCQLPSTELPKRPSPPADLRGLVLLNSFGSLLWPRRGLASLGLPVLMVGGSLDLVTPPLEEQLRLFLQGSDPRSRLVMVEGGSHFSPVRLMPTDEVLFRLDDELVGVDPARVQSALLRLTTEYLQTLEQPLLLPAQRRVQQGVTLDVLDAAAARRWKAGLQP, encoded by the coding sequence GTGCCTGTTCCACTCCGCCTTCGTCCGTTCAAGGGTCTGCTGGCCAGTCTGCTGATCGCCGGGCCGGCCCTGGCCGGGCCCGTTGCCGCGGCGGAGGTGCTGGAGCTGCGCTTCGATGGCCTGGAGCTGCCGGTGAACCTCGAGCAGCTCGACGGCTGGACCCGCACCCCGGCCGGCCGGTCCGGCGGCGGGGATCTGGCGGTCTGGCTGGATCTGCTCGACCCCCGCAGCCGCCAGGACCTGAAGATCCTGCTGCGCGCCCCCCTGCTGCGGGACACCAGCTTCGGCCAGCAGCTGCTCGACAGCTGGGCCGGCAGCCAGATGATGGCCCGCCTCGGGGACCTGCTGACCACGGCCGACGGCCGCAGCACCACGGCGGTGCTGCAGACGACGCTGCGCCGGCTGCTGGAGTCCCGTCAGGACGTCTCCACCATCGGCCTGCTGCGGGCCCTGCCGGTGCAGCGGCTGAGCCTCCAGCTCGACGGGCTCTACGAGCTGGCCGTTCAGTGGCGCCAGCAGATCGACCTGCAGCGGCAGGCGCTGCGGCGCCTCCAGGCCCTGGCCCTGCCGGAGCGCCGCACCGTCCCCCTGGCCTTCGCCGATCGCAGCACCCTGAGGCCCCGGCGGCTGGGGCTGGCCGTGGGCCACCGCCAGCAGCCCCTGCCGCTGGAGGTGTGGCCGGCGCCACCGGCAGCCCCCCGGCGGCCGTGGCTGCTGATGATGCCCGGCCTGGGGGGCAATGCCGACCAGTTCGGCTGGCTGGCCAGCGAACTGGCCGAACGGGGTTGGTCGGTGGTGGTGGTGCAGCATCCCGGCAGTGACGGCCCCGCCCTCAAGGCCGCCCTCGACGGCCAGCGGCCGCCGCCGGGCGCGGAGACCCTGGCCATCCGGCTGGCCGACGTCGAGGCGGTGCTGGCGGCCCAGCGCCGGGGCGAGCTGCCGGTGCGGGGCCATGGGGTGGTGTTGCTGGGCCATTCGATGGGGGCCCTCTCCGCCCTGCTGGCGGCGGGGGTGGTGCCGGAAGCGGGCCTCGCCGAGCGCTGTCGCAAGGCCCTCGACCGCCTGCCGATCGCCAACCCCTCCCGGCTGCTGCAGTGCCAGCTGCCCAGCACCGAATTGCCGAAGCGCCCCTCCCCCCCCGCCGACCTGCGGGGGCTGGTGCTGCTCAACAGCTTCGGCAGCCTGCTCTGGCCCCGGCGGGGCCTGGCGTCCCTGGGGCTGCCGGTGCTGATGGTCGGCGGCAGCCTCGACCTGGTGACGCCGCCGCTGGAGGAGCAGCTGCGCCTGTTCCTCCAGGGCAGCGATCCCCGCAGCCGGCTGGTGATGGTGGAGGGGGGCAGCCACTTCTCCCCCGTGCGGCTGATGCCCACCGATGAGGTGCTCTTCCGCCTCGATGACGAGCTGGTGGGGGTGGACCCGGCCCGGGTGCAGTCGGCGCTGTTGCGCCTCACCACCGAATACCTCCAGACCCTGGAGCAGCCCCTGCTGCTGCCGGCCCAGCGGCGGGTGCAGCAGGGGGTGACCCTCGACGTGCTCGACGCCGCCGCCGCCCGGCGCTGGAAGGCCGGGCTGCAGCCCTGA
- a CDS encoding methyltransferase, with the protein MISIPITPATAQPARTLIGNLRRLLQRLVADPAPLERTIAGTLAQRSLVAAANTGILDALIEHPGSDGQELARLCHCSPEGVDILVRALAGTGLLSRQGTGWRVRQAYTPLLRKDSFLRSWLDYSDSVIAPALLSLEDSVRHGTPEGLTRLYGHDRQNFYAAVATDPVNGPIFSKFMRAYSSINRDAVARHSVFAGPLKILDLGGGDGDLAMAIVTHHPDAEVTVADLPAVIERTSESFSHHPQASRLQTVAVDLLKDPLPRGYDIILCAHVIDILSPEEIRGLLTKAREALVAKGKLVVFTPVTSDHGRGPLINSLMGIYFLALARGKGRFYSTRKLREIAAFCGFKAFRNVPLPCDEVILIGEKVD; encoded by the coding sequence ATGATTTCCATTCCGATCACCCCAGCCACCGCCCAGCCCGCACGCACGCTGATCGGCAACCTCCGCCGACTGCTGCAACGCCTGGTGGCGGATCCCGCGCCCCTGGAGCGAACCATTGCGGGCACCCTCGCCCAGCGCTCGCTGGTGGCGGCGGCCAACACCGGCATCCTCGATGCCCTGATCGAGCATCCGGGAAGTGATGGCCAGGAGTTGGCCAGACTCTGCCACTGCTCCCCCGAGGGGGTGGACATCCTCGTCCGTGCCCTGGCAGGAACCGGTCTGTTGTCCCGCCAGGGCACGGGATGGAGGGTGCGACAGGCCTACACCCCGCTGCTCAGGAAGGACTCCTTCCTGCGCTCCTGGCTCGACTACTCGGACTCCGTGATCGCACCCGCCCTGCTGTCCCTCGAAGACAGCGTCCGCCATGGAACACCGGAAGGCCTCACAAGGCTCTATGGCCACGACCGGCAGAACTTCTACGCAGCCGTCGCCACCGATCCGGTCAACGGCCCCATCTTCTCGAAGTTCATGCGGGCCTACAGCAGCATCAACCGCGACGCCGTCGCCCGGCACAGCGTCTTCGCCGGGCCCCTGAAAATTCTCGATCTCGGTGGCGGCGACGGCGACCTCGCCATGGCGATCGTCACGCACCATCCGGATGCAGAGGTGACGGTGGCGGATCTTCCTGCGGTGATCGAGAGGACCAGCGAGTCGTTCTCTCACCATCCCCAGGCCTCCCGACTGCAGACCGTGGCCGTGGACCTGCTGAAGGATCCACTGCCACGGGGATACGACATCATCCTCTGCGCCCATGTCATCGATATCCTTTCGCCGGAGGAAATCCGCGGCCTGCTGACCAAGGCTCGCGAAGCCCTCGTCGCGAAGGGGAAACTGGTGGTGTTCACACCCGTCACCTCCGACCATGGCCGCGGCCCCCTGATCAACAGCCTGATGGGCATCTACTTTCTCGCCCTGGCCCGCGGCAAAGGGCGCTTCTACAGCACCAGAAAGCTCAGGGAGATTGCGGCCTTCTGCGGCTTCAAGGCCTTTCGCAATGTCCCCCTGCCCTGCGATGAAGTGATCCTGATTGGAGAGAAGGTGGACTGA
- the ruvC gene encoding crossover junction endodeoxyribonuclease RuvC — MRILGIDPGLARVGYGVIDVEGRSGAGGGHQRLLDCGMIRTEPGRSDGDRMVEIARDLRVIVRRWRPQLAAVEKFFFYRSSTTIAVVQARGVVMMTLARFSVPVVEFPPMQIKLALAGSGHAEKDEVLAAVMRELDLEHPPRPDDAADALAVALTGWFQR, encoded by the coding sequence GTGAGGATCCTTGGCATCGATCCCGGGCTGGCGCGCGTCGGCTACGGGGTGATCGATGTGGAAGGTCGCTCCGGCGCGGGAGGCGGCCACCAGCGCCTGCTCGACTGCGGCATGATCCGCACTGAACCCGGCCGCAGCGACGGGGATCGGATGGTGGAGATCGCCCGCGATCTGCGGGTGATCGTGCGCCGCTGGCGCCCCCAGCTGGCGGCGGTGGAGAAGTTCTTCTTCTACCGCTCCAGCACCACGATCGCGGTGGTGCAGGCCCGGGGGGTAGTGATGATGACCCTGGCCCGCTTCTCCGTTCCTGTGGTGGAGTTCCCGCCGATGCAGATCAAGCTGGCCCTGGCCGGCTCCGGCCACGCCGAGAAAGACGAGGTGCTGGCGGCGGTGATGCGGGAGCTGGACCTGGAGCACCCCCCCCGCCCCGACGACGCCGCCGATGCCCTGGCAGTGGCATTGACGGGGTGGTTTCAGCGGTGA
- a CDS encoding 3-oxoacyl-[acyl-carrier-protein] synthase III C-terminal domain-containing protein: protein MTSTLSRPPVSAPARYPSTRSLQPIRPSAPAACRIGDFRIVDPPFAIPQEQLFGFLVNIFSRAAVAQGEHTSIESARALYAKLFDRFGCSPRLLSRRFTYTEDFLLPPEEWKVFDPEDPLSLGGWGRRREAFKRYTKQIFEDLFAGQRQPPSNLLHVTCTAYESPSAPQLLANSQGWNATHVTQVYHHGCHASVPALRVGSGLVASAMAQGRPEHASVDVVHTELHTLHADPVRRTPDQIVGHSLFGDGVIAYKMWSPDGSTHGSKRAFELLATHEFIIPDTSDLMQWSIVDSGMHMILDKAIPDQIAQHVNTFVHDLYERAGLVKSRDFPGSILAVHPGGPRILDKVRDALSVTEERMAWSRRILLERGNLSSATAPHMWAQILSDHAVRPGNLITTIVFGPGLTAAGAILRVV from the coding sequence ATGACCTCAACCCTCTCGCGGCCTCCCGTTTCCGCCCCAGCTCGCTACCCCTCCACGCGGAGCCTCCAGCCGATCCGCCCATCGGCCCCGGCAGCTTGCAGGATCGGAGATTTCCGAATCGTCGATCCTCCCTTTGCCATCCCCCAGGAACAGCTCTTTGGCTTTCTCGTCAACATCTTCTCTCGGGCAGCTGTTGCCCAAGGGGAACACACCAGCATCGAGTCCGCAAGGGCCCTGTACGCAAAATTGTTTGACCGCTTCGGCTGTAGCCCGAGACTTCTTTCGCGTCGATTCACCTACACGGAGGATTTTCTGTTGCCTCCCGAAGAATGGAAGGTATTTGATCCTGAAGATCCTCTCAGCCTGGGCGGCTGGGGACGCCGCCGTGAGGCCTTCAAGCGCTATACCAAGCAGATCTTCGAAGATCTCTTTGCCGGCCAAAGGCAGCCGCCCTCCAATCTCCTGCACGTCACGTGCACGGCCTATGAGTCGCCCAGCGCCCCCCAGCTTCTCGCCAATTCCCAAGGCTGGAACGCCACCCATGTCACCCAGGTGTACCACCATGGTTGCCACGCTTCGGTGCCCGCCCTGCGTGTCGGCTCCGGTCTTGTGGCCAGTGCTATGGCTCAGGGCAGACCGGAGCATGCCTCGGTGGACGTTGTGCACACGGAGCTCCATACCCTCCATGCCGATCCTGTCCGACGAACCCCTGATCAGATCGTTGGCCACAGTCTTTTCGGCGATGGGGTCATTGCCTACAAAATGTGGTCGCCTGATGGCTCAACCCATGGGTCAAAGCGAGCGTTTGAATTGCTGGCTACCCATGAATTCATCATTCCCGATACCAGTGATCTGATGCAGTGGAGCATTGTTGACAGTGGCATGCATATGATTCTGGACAAAGCCATCCCCGACCAGATTGCCCAGCATGTCAACACGTTCGTACACGATCTTTATGAACGTGCTGGCCTAGTGAAATCCCGTGACTTCCCGGGTTCCATTTTGGCCGTGCATCCGGGTGGTCCGCGCATTCTTGACAAAGTCAGGGATGCGCTGAGCGTTACGGAAGAGAGAATGGCGTGGTCACGCAGAATCTTGCTCGAGCGCGGCAATCTCTCCTCGGCGACTGCCCCCCATATGTGGGCTCAGATTCTTTCGGATCACGCCGTCCGCCCGGGCAACCTGATCACCACGATTGTCTTCGGACCAGGGCTCACGGCAGCAGGCGCCATACTGAGAGTGGTTTGA
- a CDS encoding ABC transporter substrate-binding protein produces the protein MPTTRGTTRRGPAATAAALATLLLALPLLTGCQPSGSRRSLVVATKSRIDSLDPVQASRIGVMQVLSGLGDPLYAIDASGRIEPRLATALPRLSPDGLRARIPLRRGVLFHDGTRFDAAAMAFSLRRFMAIGTLGYQLSERVASVRVTAPHEIELVLKRPFSPLPRLLSAIFLTPVSPTAYRQHRDKPLNDRFVGTGPYALAFFGGQQQRLVPWSRYWGRRPANGGIDLVTLSNSTALFGALRSGEVDLLLSTGLEIDHQQALKRDAAAGRLRQAVGPSQEISLVSLLTDQPPLNRPGLRQAVARSLDRATIVRRVTLGLRSPQRQLVPPDLPGSDPTAWPAYDPAGARALYRQAGYCGGRVLTLPFTYRSDIPTDRLFALTWQAQLRRDLGDCVTLEVSGMESTTAYSQLDKGALTMLFYDWVGDYPDAENFLMPLLSCSKAEGDRCLEGNSVLGGTFWTAPGLEAELQRSSQLDGPERVALLVAIQRRVAAASPYVPVWLSAPVAWGRPDISRPRFDGSGRVMLGELRRLPAAAAARVP, from the coding sequence TTGCCGACGACCAGGGGGACAACACGCCGTGGGCCGGCGGCGACGGCCGCCGCCCTCGCCACCCTGCTGCTGGCCCTGCCGCTGCTGACGGGCTGCCAGCCATCGGGATCGCGCCGCTCCCTGGTCGTGGCCACCAAGAGCCGCATCGATTCCCTCGATCCGGTCCAGGCCTCCCGGATCGGCGTGATGCAGGTGCTCAGCGGTCTCGGCGACCCCCTCTACGCCATCGACGCCAGCGGCCGCATCGAGCCCCGGCTGGCCACGGCCCTGCCGCGGCTGAGCCCCGATGGGCTGCGGGCCCGCATCCCCCTGCGGCGGGGGGTGCTCTTTCACGACGGCACCCGCTTCGATGCCGCCGCCATGGCCTTCTCCCTGCGGCGCTTCATGGCGATCGGCACCCTCGGCTACCAGCTGAGCGAACGGGTCGCGAGCGTGCGGGTCACCGCTCCCCACGAGATCGAGCTGGTGCTGAAGCGCCCCTTCAGCCCGCTGCCGCGGCTGCTCAGCGCCATCTTCCTGACCCCGGTCTCCCCCACTGCCTACCGGCAGCACCGGGACAAGCCCCTGAACGACCGCTTCGTGGGCACCGGCCCCTACGCCCTGGCCTTCTTCGGCGGCCAGCAGCAGCGGCTCGTGCCCTGGTCCCGCTACTGGGGCCGGCGCCCGGCCAACGGGGGCATCGACCTGGTCACCCTCAGCAATTCCACCGCCCTGTTCGGAGCCCTGCGCAGCGGCGAGGTGGACCTGCTGCTCAGCACCGGCCTCGAGATCGACCACCAGCAGGCCCTGAAGCGGGACGCCGCGGCCGGCCGTCTGCGGCAGGCCGTCGGCCCCTCCCAGGAGATCAGCCTCGTCTCGCTCCTGACCGACCAGCCACCGCTGAACCGGCCCGGCCTGCGCCAGGCCGTCGCCCGCAGCCTCGATCGGGCCACCATCGTGCGGCGCGTCACCCTGGGGCTGCGTTCCCCCCAGCGGCAGCTGGTCCCCCCCGACCTGCCGGGCTCCGATCCCACCGCCTGGCCGGCCTACGACCCCGCCGGGGCCCGCGCCCTCTACCGCCAGGCCGGGTACTGCGGGGGCCGGGTGCTGACCCTGCCCTTCACCTACCGCTCCGACATCCCCACCGACCGGCTGTTCGCCCTCACCTGGCAGGCCCAGCTGCGCCGGGACCTGGGCGACTGCGTGACGCTCGAGGTGAGCGGCATGGAGTCGACCACCGCCTACTCCCAGCTCGACAAAGGCGCCCTGACGATGCTCTTCTACGACTGGGTCGGCGATTACCCCGATGCGGAGAACTTCCTGATGCCGCTGCTGTCCTGCAGCAAGGCCGAGGGGGACCGCTGCCTGGAGGGCAACAGCGTCCTGGGAGGCACCTTCTGGACCGCCCCGGGGCTGGAAGCGGAGCTGCAGCGCAGCAGCCAGCTGGACGGCCCCGAGCGGGTCGCCCTGCTGGTGGCCATCCAGCGCCGGGTCGCCGCCGCCAGCCCCTATGTGCCGGTGTGGCTGAGCGCGCCGGTGGCCTGGGGCCGGCCGGACATCAGCCGGCCCCGCTTCGACGGGTCCGGCCGGGTGATGCTGGGCGAGCTGCGCCGTCTCCCCGCCGCCGCCGCGGCCCGGGTGCCATGA
- a CDS encoding SufE family protein encodes MSYGSPTLDRLVDRLSSTQDPRRRYEFVLWLAKKLPPLPEDFRRDAFKVKGCVSQVYVVGQLANGTLHWQGDSDAQITKGLLALLMEGMEDLTPEQVTAIDPTFLAATGLQASLTPSRANGFLNIFRMMQAQARDLAALSPATESPS; translated from the coding sequence ATGAGCTACGGCAGTCCGACCCTCGATCGTCTGGTGGATCGCCTGAGCAGCACCCAGGATCCACGGCGCCGCTATGAATTCGTGCTGTGGCTGGCCAAAAAGCTCCCGCCTCTGCCCGAGGACTTCCGGCGGGACGCCTTCAAGGTGAAGGGCTGTGTCTCCCAGGTGTACGTGGTGGGGCAGCTGGCCAACGGCACCCTGCACTGGCAGGGTGATTCCGATGCCCAGATCACCAAGGGCCTGCTGGCCCTGCTGATGGAAGGGATGGAGGATCTGACCCCGGAGCAGGTGACGGCGATCGATCCCACCTTCCTGGCGGCCACGGGGTTGCAGGCCAGCCTGACGCCCTCACGGGCCAACGGATTCCTGAACATTTTCCGGATGATGCAGGCCCAGGCAAGAGACCTTGCGGCGTTGAGCCCGGCCACCGAATCCCCATCCTGA
- a CDS encoding ABC transporter permease produces MSRRSDLARYLASRLALAPVMLWLIASLVFLLLRVAPGDPIDALLGTRAPEAARAALRAQLGLDLPLPEQYGRFLGHLLRGDLGTSLTNGEPVTGIIQASLPASLELGVVALLLAAVVGLAVGFSGIARPEGRIDLAGRLYGISTYALPPFWAAMVVQLVFSVWLGWLPVGGRFPATLMPPEGTGFYLLDSLRAGDWGQLAGSLRHLVLPAATLSLLLSGIFTNALRLNLRRALGSDYVEAARSRGLSERRVVLHHALPNALLPVLTITGITVASLIGGALLIEVTYSWPGIAFRLQEAIAQRDYPVVQGIVVVVAALVVLVTVLVDVLVALLDPRIRF; encoded by the coding sequence ATGAGCCGCCGTTCCGACCTGGCGCGCTACCTGGCCTCGCGCCTGGCCCTGGCCCCGGTGATGCTCTGGCTGATCGCTTCGCTGGTGTTCCTGCTGCTGCGGGTGGCCCCCGGTGATCCGATCGACGCCCTGCTCGGCACCCGCGCCCCGGAGGCGGCCCGCGCCGCCCTGCGGGCCCAGCTCGGTCTGGATCTGCCCCTGCCCGAGCAGTACGGCCGGTTCCTCGGCCATCTGCTGCGGGGCGACCTCGGCACGTCGCTCACCAACGGCGAACCGGTGACCGGCATCATCCAGGCGAGCCTGCCCGCCAGCCTGGAACTCGGCGTGGTGGCCCTGCTGCTGGCGGCCGTGGTGGGTCTGGCGGTGGGATTCAGCGGCATCGCCCGCCCGGAGGGACGCATCGATCTGGCCGGCCGGCTCTACGGCATCAGCACCTACGCCCTGCCCCCCTTCTGGGCCGCCATGGTGGTGCAGCTGGTGTTCTCCGTCTGGCTGGGCTGGCTGCCGGTGGGGGGACGCTTCCCCGCCACCCTGATGCCACCGGAAGGCACGGGCTTCTACCTGCTCGACAGCCTCCGCGCCGGCGACTGGGGCCAGCTGGCCGGCAGCCTGCGCCACCTGGTGCTGCCGGCGGCCACCCTGAGCCTGCTGCTCAGCGGCATCTTCACCAACGCCCTGCGGCTCAATCTGCGCCGTGCGCTCGGCTCCGACTACGTGGAGGCGGCCCGCAGCCGGGGCCTGAGCGAGCGGCGGGTGGTGCTGCACCACGCCCTGCCCAACGCCCTGCTGCCCGTGCTGACGATCACGGGCATCACGGTGGCCTCCCTGATCGGTGGCGCCCTGCTCATCGAGGTCACCTACTCCTGGCCCGGGATCGCCTTCCGGCTGCAGGAGGCGATCGCCCAGCGCGACTATCCGGTGGTGCAGGGGATCGTGGTGGTGGTGGCGGCCCTGGTGGTGCTGGTGACCGTGCTGGTGGACGTGCTGGTGGCCCTGCTCGATCCGCGCATCCGCTTCTGA
- a CDS encoding MFS transporter, producing the protein MEQAQGRARARSWFTQFPAALRHLALIRLITMLGAGGVLYLTPMVFHQAQFSAGRVTEGLALAALAGTLGRILSGLLLDRGLNCVVPVLLAALMAIAGDARLMGAGSFGGYLQGQVLLGMAVGFYWPAIELAVPLCCAPVPSGRAFALMRSADALGIAAGALLGSVLAWRGWLRGIYAVDIGCMLVLLLLLSRRELPDPRPRERLAHPSPWGPWLPGLLPLLAVAVLATAMPALMQSALPLELVRGSLQRRALPVSLGALTIGLQLALLLGLQWPVGQALARRPVATGLNLSLVSFAAGNLLLAGSAFSERGLGLLLLAQLPLALGMACFLPTATEAVVERSPIEHQGLALALLSQCFAISGFAAPLLAGRLLDGQGHGAGLWLLMGVACLGGLLLVRGLGPRRALP; encoded by the coding sequence GTGGAACAGGCACAGGGGAGGGCCAGGGCGCGGTCCTGGTTCACCCAGTTTCCAGCAGCCCTGCGCCATCTCGCCCTGATCCGCCTGATCACCATGCTCGGGGCGGGCGGCGTGCTCTATCTGACGCCGATGGTGTTCCACCAGGCCCAGTTCAGCGCCGGCCGCGTCACCGAAGGGCTGGCCCTGGCCGCCCTGGCGGGCACCCTCGGCCGGATCCTCAGCGGTCTCCTGCTGGATCGGGGTCTGAACTGCGTCGTTCCGGTGCTGCTGGCGGCCCTGATGGCCATCGCCGGCGACGCCCGCCTGATGGGCGCCGGCTCCTTCGGCGGCTACCTGCAGGGCCAGGTGCTGCTTGGAATGGCGGTGGGCTTCTACTGGCCGGCGATCGAGCTGGCGGTGCCGCTCTGCTGCGCGCCGGTGCCCTCGGGCCGGGCCTTCGCCCTGATGCGCAGCGCCGATGCCCTGGGCATCGCCGCCGGGGCCCTGCTGGGGTCGGTGCTCGCCTGGCGGGGCTGGCTGCGCGGCATCTACGCCGTGGACATCGGCTGCATGCTGGTGCTGCTGCTGCTGCTGTCGCGCCGGGAGCTACCGGATCCGAGGCCCAGGGAGCGGCTGGCCCACCCCAGCCCCTGGGGCCCCTGGCTGCCTGGCCTGCTGCCGCTGCTGGCCGTGGCCGTGCTGGCTACGGCGATGCCGGCCCTGATGCAAAGCGCCCTGCCCCTGGAGCTGGTGCGGGGCAGCCTGCAGCGGCGCGCCCTGCCGGTGAGCCTCGGTGCCCTCACCATCGGCCTGCAGCTGGCCCTGCTGCTGGGGCTCCAGTGGCCGGTGGGTCAGGCCCTGGCCCGCCGGCCGGTGGCGACGGGCCTCAATCTCAGCCTGGTCAGCTTCGCGGCCGGCAACCTGCTGCTGGCGGGATCCGCCTTCAGCGAACGGGGGCTGGGGTTGCTGCTGCTCGCCCAGCTGCCGCTGGCCCTCGGGATGGCCTGCTTCCTGCCCACCGCCACCGAAGCGGTGGTGGAACGCAGCCCGATCGAGCACCAGGGCCTGGCCCTGGCGCTGCTGTCCCAGTGCTTCGCCATCAGCGGCTTCGCAGCCCCCCTGCTCGCCGGCCGGCTGCTGGACGGCCAGGGCCATGGGGCCGGTCTCTGGCTGCTGATGGGCGTGGCCTGCCTGGGGGGACTGCTGCTGGTGCGAGGCCTAGGCCCCCGCCGGGCGCTCCCCTGA